In one Dreissena polymorpha isolate Duluth1 chromosome 7, UMN_Dpol_1.0, whole genome shotgun sequence genomic region, the following are encoded:
- the LOC127838747 gene encoding uncharacterized protein LOC127838747, which yields MANVYAHIMTVSIAMNCCLISYNIFPRVESKLLSCLPSRWTLTRLVAHLQDKPQVLAKIITNQLMIGILIIASAVAICTSDILMYPFHPQTIEKWNIQLTQVIFSINIGRYMFNILEPLFSKQYKKKARYLVENVHHVVTLLCYSLFLGYTENSLLGLVGVLMESTCIFEDVVRLCNTSNMQQTLLYKRLLLLGAVFNVCFRGIVPVAFLINAMFHQSPFTMSYPTLMVFFLSIVFFSVINVWQILASFQRFLKFTLSNNDVFRGLRDETAVDDTTWQTNGRERGLLFSKNNLGYTRPYDNKNFSVNNYDAKANVENRKVTAKDTIELQIDPVSFIIKTMSSSCSIEHDKSPDGDLKSRLYVNTKANCENDVKIITTTNHSVNAFNDLSPSECPIGVPTEHNYLCKTCPSPMIRVFTSSKGFDTGTSSTDTIAHLDFRMTSDHQERTHYEYDSLCTVESSTDTVTDLQTDIAETSDRRSNDLRNSSSSTDSSASDGTLMPLSPVATSRKHLTDPESHLSPQLHNVRMLARSHIRRSVPCDDLSKVTSLHNSFKLDPVCHVATVSLPRFKLQSFTFDA from the exons ATGGCAAACGTCTACGCCCACATAATGACTGTATCCATTGCAATGAACTGCTGCCTTATAAGTTACAACATTTTTCCGCGTGTGGAGTCAAAGTTATTGTCCTGTCTCCCGAGCCGATGGACACTCACACGTTTGGTTGCGCATCTTCAAGACAAGCCTCAGGTTTTGGCGAAAAT AATCACAAATCAGCTAATGATAGGCATACTCATCATAGCTAGCGCCGTAGCGATATGTACCAGCGACATTCTCATGTACCCGTTCCATCCACAGACCATCGAGAAATGGAACATCCAGCTTACACAGGTGATATTCTCGATAAACATCGGCAGATATATGTTCAATATTCTAGAACcgcttttttcaaaacaatacaaGAAAAAGGCGAGGTATCTAGTTGAGAATGTACATCATGTTGTGACGCTCTTGTGTTATTCTTTGTTTCTCGGATACACTGAAAACAGTCTACTCGGGTTGGTGGGTGTGCTAATGGAATCGACGTGCATTTTTGAGGACGTAGTACGATTGTGCAACACAAGCAATATGCAACAGACTCTATTGTACAAGCGTCTTCTTTTACTCGGTGCTGTGTTCAACGTTTGCTTCCGGGGTATCGTACCGGTGGCATTTCTTATTAATGCCATGTTTCATCAATCGCCCTTTACTATGAGCTATCCGACACTTATGGTATTTTTTCTTAGCATAGTATTCTTCTCGGTGATCAACGTCTGGCAAATATTGGCAAGTTTTCAACGCTTTCTAAAGTTCACGTTGAGTAACAATGACGTCTTTCGGGGTCTACGTGATGAAACGGCAGTAGACGACACAACTTGGCAAACCAATGGCCGCGAGCGCGGTCTTCTTTTCTCAAAGAATAATTTAGGCTATACTCGACCATACGATAATAAAAACTTTTCCGTGAATAATTACGATGCTAAAGCGAACGTTGAGAACCGTAAAGTCACTGCCAAAGATACGATTGAATTGCAAATCGATCCGGTGTCATTCATAATCAAAACGATGTCCAGCTCGTGTAGCATTGAACACGATAAATCACCAGATGGCGACCTCAAATCAAGATTGTACGTGAATACTAAAGCAAACTGTGAAAACGATGTTAAGATAATTACAACAACAAACCATTCGGTTAATGCTTTCAATGATTTATCTCCTTCAGAATGTCCAATTGGTGTTCCAACTGAACATAATTATCTGTGTAAGACTTGTCCTTCACCAATGATCAGGGTATTTACTTCTTCAAAGGGTTTTGACACTGGAACTTCGTCCACAGACACAATCGCTCATCTCGACTTCAGAATGACAAGTGACCACCAAGAAAGGACACACTACGAATATGATAGCCTATGCACGGTCGAGAGCAGCACTGATACGGTTACCGATCTCCAAACGGATATCGCAGAAACGTCCGATCGGAGATCAAACGATCTTCGAAACAGCTCAAGTAGTACAGACTCTTCCGCGTCGGATGGAACTCTTATGCCTTTGTCGCCAGTGGCAACGAGTAGGAAGCATCTTACAGATCCGGAATCGCACTTATCGCCACAGCTCCATAACGTGCGTATGCTCGCGAGGAGTCACATTCGGCGAAGCGTCCCATGCGATGATCTTTCCAAAGTGACGTCATTGCATAATTCCTTTAAGCTTGACCCCGTGTGCCATGTGGCAACTGTGTCGCTACCGAGATTTAAATTGCAGTCTTTCACGTTTGACGCTTAA